The genomic window AACGATCCGCAATTGATCGAATATCAGACCAATAAACTCCAGGAACTTATTCATGATATGAATAATTGTTGCCAGGAGCGGATCTATCTGGAGGCAAAGCTTTTCGGTCTGCCCCCGTCCGAACTCAAATGTCTGACCCTGTTTGACGGACACCGGTATCTGGCCGGGGTGGAGATCGCCGCCAAAATGGAGGTGGCCAAGAGCCGGGCCACGGTGATCATCGACAGCCTGGCGCGCAAGGGGTTGGTCCAGAGATCGCCGGATCCCAATGACGCCCGGGTCAAGTTGGTCAGCCTTACCCCGGAGGGACAGCGCAAGGTTCGCCAGATCGAGGATTTTGTTTTTCATCTGCACCGCCAGCTCCTGGGGCGGATCGAGTCGGCCCAGCGGCCGGCGGTGATTTCAGCGCTGGAACTGGTACGGTCGGCAATGGAATCGGTCAAGGCCAGGATGTGGGAAGGGGCCGCGGAAGTTGATTCATAACATAAAACAAGCCTGGTAAGGCTGACAAAAGAAACCCGAATAAAGGAGTAAGGAGATGAGTGAGATTACAGTTGATCAGGTCGTTGATTTGCGGGGGTTGAACTGCCCGATGCCGATGTTGAAAACCAAGAAGGCGCTCCAGGGGATCGACTCCGGCAAGGTCCTGAAGGTTGAAATAACCGATGCCGGTTCCAAATCCGATATGCCCGCCCTGTTGAAACGTTCCGGCGATGAATTGCTGGAAACCAGCGAGAACGGCGACGTCTATACCTTTATCATCAAGAAGAAGTAAGAACAAGGGCCTGGCCGCGGCAAAGGCCGGACCGGGCCGTATTGGGGAAGGTGAGGGGTTGTACGGCGCCACCTTTCGGCACCTGTTATTTCCAAAGAAAAGGAGAGTTCTGAATGAAGAAGAAAAGCTATCGGAAGATGTTGGGCCTGACCGGCGCACTGGTCATGACCGCGGCACTCGGCCTGACCGCCGGTGATGCCGGTGCGACCAACGGCATGAACCTGGAAGGGTACGGCCCCATCGCCCTGGGAATGGGCGGCGCGTCCTTTGCCTATGACAACGGCACGGCGGCGATGATGAACAACCCGGCCACCCTGGGCCTGAGCGACCAGGGGAACCGGGTTGACCTGGCCTTTGGTTTCCTGGCCCCCAATGTTGACACCAAACAGACCGGTCAGGCCGATGCCCATTCGGCGGCCGACCTTTTTCTGATGCCGGCGGTCGGCTGGACAAACAAGAACGGCGGCCTCACCTATGGCTTCGGGGTATTCGGCCAGGGCGGGATGGGCGCCGAGTTTTCCGCCACCTCCTTCCTGGCCAAGGGCTCCGGCGATGTGGTCCGCTCCGAGGTCGGGGTCGGCCGGGCAATGATCCCGCTAACCTATGATGTCAATGATAAGCTGACCATCGGCGGCAGCTTTGATTTTGTCTGGGCCGGGATGGACGTCAAAATGGCGATGACCGGCATGGAGTTCGGCGACATGGTGGCGGCGCTGGGCGGCACCCAGTCCCAGGGCACGGCCACCGGCACCATGGTTAACGGCCTGGTGGCCAGTATCGGCACCTTGTTGGATCCGACCGGTCCGGTCAACTGGGCCCGCTTTGATTTCTCCAACAGCAGCGACTTTACCGGCGAGGCCAAGGGCTACGGCGTGGCCGGCAAGATCGGTATGGTCTATAAGGTGAGTCCCACGGTCACCCTGGGCGCCACCTACCACAGCAAGACCAGTCTCAGTGACCTGAAGACCGATGACGCCACGGTGACCATGAGCGCCAATGTCGATACCGGGATAGCTGGGGGCGGGGCTCCCAGCGGCACCTACGCGACGATGCTCATCCCGGTCACCGGCGAGATCGCGGTCAGGAACTTCCAGTGGCCGGAGACCTATGGAGTCGGGGTTGCCTTTCAGGCCACCAAGGACCTGCTGCTGGCGGTTGATGTGAAGCGGATCATGTGGTCCGACGTGATGGAGGATTTCACCATGGCCTTTACCGCGGACCCGGCAGCGCAGCAGAGCGGCCTGGCCGCGGGGTTCGGTGGATCGCAGATGACCGCCACCCTGTTTCAGCAATGGGATGACCAGACCGTGATTGCCCTGGGCGCCGCCTACCGGGTCAACAAGGAACTGATCGTGCGCGCCGGTTATAATCACGCCACCAACCCGGTACCCGACACCTATCTGAACTACCTGTTCCCGGCCATTGAAGAGAGTCATGTGACCGCGGGCCTCGGCTACCGCCTCAGCGAGAACTCCGGCATTGATCTTGCCGTGTCCAGGGCCTTGAAAGTCGAGGCGGCCAACCCCAACCCCTTTGGTGCCCCGGTTGTTTCGGAGCATGAGCAGTGGAGCGGACAGATAATGTATACCCTCCGCTTCTAACCAGTGCCCGTCCAGAAATGGC from Desulfobacterales bacterium includes these protein-coding regions:
- a CDS encoding outer membrane protein transport protein, with translation MKKKSYRKMLGLTGALVMTAALGLTAGDAGATNGMNLEGYGPIALGMGGASFAYDNGTAAMMNNPATLGLSDQGNRVDLAFGFLAPNVDTKQTGQADAHSAADLFLMPAVGWTNKNGGLTYGFGVFGQGGMGAEFSATSFLAKGSGDVVRSEVGVGRAMIPLTYDVNDKLTIGGSFDFVWAGMDVKMAMTGMEFGDMVAALGGTQSQGTATGTMVNGLVASIGTLLDPTGPVNWARFDFSNSSDFTGEAKGYGVAGKIGMVYKVSPTVTLGATYHSKTSLSDLKTDDATVTMSANVDTGIAGGGAPSGTYATMLIPVTGEIAVRNFQWPETYGVGVAFQATKDLLLAVDVKRIMWSDVMEDFTMAFTADPAAQQSGLAAGFGGSQMTATLFQQWDDQTVIALGAAYRVNKELIVRAGYNHATNPVPDTYLNYLFPAIEESHVTAGLGYRLSENSGIDLAVSRALKVEAANPNPFGAPVVSEHEQWSGQIMYTLRF
- a CDS encoding sulfurtransferase TusA family protein; the protein is MSEITVDQVVDLRGLNCPMPMLKTKKALQGIDSGKVLKVEITDAGSKSDMPALLKRSGDELLETSENGDVYTFIIKKK